A window of Reinekea marina contains these coding sequences:
- the cyoE gene encoding heme o synthase: MSDHAIAPTSDSWREILADLFEMTKPKVVFVMLITVWVGMALTPIGAIPWLAVIAGNIGIAALAGAGAAFNHILDEHIDQKMARTHKRPVATGRISRKAGLIFATSLSVFGFVVLMAFTNALTAWLTLFSMVGYALVYTAFLKRATPQNIVIGGLAGAMPPLLGWTAITGHIMGLPLLLVLIIFAWTPPHFWALAIHRRDDYARAEIPMMPVTHGIAFTKIQVWLYSWLLLSISMLPVALGSLGLIYAVSALILGARFLQWSFWLLYDKKPDAAWGTFKYSITYLMVLFVMMLVDHFTWPWLATFIN; this comes from the coding sequence ATGTCTGATCACGCCATTGCACCCACGTCCGATTCTTGGCGAGAAATACTCGCCGACCTGTTTGAAATGACCAAGCCCAAAGTGGTGTTTGTTATGCTAATTACCGTTTGGGTTGGTATGGCACTGACCCCAATCGGCGCGATTCCATGGCTCGCGGTAATAGCAGGAAATATAGGGATTGCAGCATTAGCCGGTGCTGGTGCGGCCTTTAACCATATTCTTGATGAGCACATTGACCAGAAAATGGCTCGAACCCACAAACGCCCAGTTGCAACGGGTCGTATCAGCCGTAAAGCGGGTCTTATTTTTGCAACGAGCCTATCCGTCTTTGGTTTTGTTGTGCTCATGGCATTTACCAATGCGTTAACGGCTTGGCTTACCTTGTTTTCAATGGTTGGGTATGCGCTGGTGTATACGGCGTTTTTAAAGCGCGCAACGCCACAAAATATTGTCATTGGTGGTTTAGCCGGAGCAATGCCTCCTTTGCTGGGCTGGACAGCGATTACTGGACACATTATGGGGCTTCCACTGTTGCTGGTTTTAATTATCTTTGCATGGACACCGCCCCATTTTTGGGCGTTAGCCATTCACCGTAGAGATGATTATGCGCGCGCGGAAATTCCTATGATGCCAGTAACCCACGGTATTGCCTTTACTAAAATCCAAGTCTGGCTGTACAGCTGGTTGTTGTTGTCTATCTCGATGCTACCGGTTGCATTGGGCTCATTAGGATTAATATATGCCGTTTCAGCGCTTATTTTAGGTGCGCGATTCTTGCAGTGGAGTTTTTGGCTGTTGTATGACAAGAAACCAGATGCTGCGTGGGGTACGTTTAAATATTCAATTACCTATTTAATGGTGTTGTTTGTCATGATGCTGGTAGATCACTTTACCTGGCCGTGGCTAGCTACTTTCATAAATTAA
- a CDS encoding COX15/CtaA family protein, whose protein sequence is MSFRKVKPGFGLSLLATIVVSVVVVLGAFTRLVDAGLGCPDWPTCYGHIWAPTTEGEIAAANSAYPEIPVDLNKTWPEMVHRYFASSLGLIIIAIVAVSVRHRKLPDQPFKLPLFLLAFVIIQGIFGAWTVTMKLLPQVVTAHLLGGFTTFTLLVILTLRLSGLNFPKISLLNRALKPKRLAAVTLLAVIIQIFLGGWTSSNYAAMACPDLPTCQLQWWPEADFKTGFDLIHPIGPNYQGGSLDLPAQIAIHLSHRIGAMIVTLLSLMLVAVLYMRGLKPWAMGLLTLLAIQVSLGLSNVYFGLPLSVAVLHNLFGALLLIYLAVLNVMLNRKEPVYV, encoded by the coding sequence ATGAGCTTTAGAAAAGTAAAACCCGGTTTTGGGTTGTCTCTATTAGCGACCATAGTGGTTTCCGTTGTCGTTGTTTTGGGTGCATTCACTCGTTTAGTCGACGCAGGGTTAGGCTGTCCAGACTGGCCAACTTGCTACGGTCATATTTGGGCACCAACGACAGAAGGTGAGATTGCTGCGGCGAACAGTGCCTACCCCGAGATTCCGGTTGATCTGAATAAAACTTGGCCAGAAATGGTTCATCGCTATTTTGCGTCGAGTTTAGGGTTGATCATCATCGCCATTGTCGCAGTATCGGTTCGGCATCGAAAATTGCCGGATCAGCCATTTAAACTGCCGTTGTTTTTATTGGCGTTTGTCATTATTCAAGGCATTTTCGGTGCTTGGACTGTGACCATGAAATTATTGCCTCAAGTGGTCACGGCTCACTTATTGGGTGGGTTTACAACCTTTACTTTATTAGTCATTTTAACCTTACGATTAAGTGGTCTTAATTTTCCAAAAATTTCTTTGTTAAACCGTGCGCTCAAGCCGAAACGATTGGCTGCGGTGACATTGCTCGCAGTCATTATACAAATCTTTTTAGGCGGCTGGACCAGCTCGAACTATGCCGCTATGGCCTGCCCAGACTTACCTACTTGTCAGTTACAATGGTGGCCAGAAGCAGATTTTAAAACCGGTTTTGATCTTATTCATCCAATAGGTCCTAACTATCAAGGTGGTTCTTTAGATTTGCCTGCACAAATAGCTATTCATTTGTCGCATCGTATTGGTGCGATGATTGTTACCTTGCTGAGCTTGATGTTAGTTGCCGTGTTATACATGCGAGGATTGAAGCCATGGGCGATGGGTTTGCTCACGCTATTAGCCATTCAAGTTAGCTTAGGGCTCAGTAACGTTTATTTTGGATTACCGCTGTCTGTTGCGGTACTGCACAATCTTTTTGGTGCACTTTTACTTATTTATCTCGCGGTTTTGAATGTAATGCTCAACCGTAAGGAGCCTGTTTATGTCTGA